In the genome of Palaemon carinicauda isolate YSFRI2023 chromosome 15, ASM3689809v2, whole genome shotgun sequence, one region contains:
- the LOC137654523 gene encoding UTP--glucose-1-phosphate uridylyltransferase-like: MAKSQATLPRNFDRYTEVFGHQRRSSVEFKSLTKRDAQFQLTHELQKLLLTCPPGQKDITQKNFEGFEKLYGRFINESGDSVVWDRIEKLPDGAIKNYSSLKGPEPNDVKIMLDKLVVVKLNGGLGTSMGCQGPKSTIPVRSDLTFLDLTVQQIEHLNVRYGCNVPLVLMNSFNTDEDTEKVLRKYQGFQIKTYTFNQSRYPRINKETLMPISKSCSNDGDLEGWYPPGHGDFYTSFRNSGLLEEFIAQGKEYVFISNIDNLGATVDLNILNFLLEGEKSGRCQFLMEVTDKTRADVKGGTLIKYEERLRLLEIAQVPKDHVDDFKSVKTFKIFNTNNLWIKLRSIQHVLDEGTLEMEVITNNKTLDNGQNIIQLEEAVGAAIKSFSGAVGMNVPRSRFLPVKKTDDLLLVMSNLYHLQQGTLSMAPARMFPTTPLVKLGPIHFGKVKDFLSRFASIPDMLELDHLAVSGDVTFGKGVVLKGTVIIIANHGDRIDIPAGSLLENKIVSGNLRILDH; encoded by the exons ATGGCAAAGTCCCAGGCAACCCTACCGAGGAATTTCGATAGATATACTGAG GTATTTGGACACCAACGCCGAAGCTCCGTAGAATTCAAGAGTCTAACCAAGAGAGATGCCCAGTTCCAGCTAACTCATGAGCTGCAGAAGTTGCTGTTGACGTGCCCTCCAGGTCAAAAGGACATCACACAAAAGAATTTCGAAGGATTTGAAAAGCTCTACGGAAGGTTCATCAATGAATCTGGAGATTCGGTCGTTTGGGATCGTATCGAAAAGCTGCCTGATGGAGCG ATCAAGAATTACTCTTCACTGAAAGGGCCTGAGCCCAACGATGTCAAAATCATGCTGGATAAACTTGTCGTGGTCAAACTCAACGGAGGTCTGGGGACGTCTATGGGATGCCAGGGACCGAAATCCACCATCCCCGTCCGGTCTGACTTAACCTTTCTTGACCTTACGGTGCAGCAGATAGAG CACTTGAACGTGAGATATGGGTGTAACGTTCCGTTGGTCCTGATGAATTCCTTCAACACAGACGAGGACACAGAGAAGGTCTTGAGGAAATATCAAGGATTCCAG ATCAAGACATACACTTTCAACCAGTCTCGATATCCGAGGATCAATAAGGAGACGCTGATGCCCATTTCCAAGAGCTGCTCAAATGACGGAGATCTGGAAGG ATGGTATCCCCCTGGCCACGGAGACTTCTACACCTCCTTCCGGAATTCTGGTCTTCTGGAAGAGTTCATAGCTCAG GGCAAAGAATACGTCTTCATCAGCAACATTGACAACCTCGGAGCCACCGTCGACCTCAATATCCTCAACTTCCTCCTCGAGGGAGAGAAGAGTGGCAGATGTCAGTTCCTCATGGAGGTCACGGATAAGACGAGGGCCGATGTCAAG GGAGGGACACTCATCAAATACGAAGAAAGGCTGAGACTGTTGGAGATCGCCCAGGTCCCCAAAGACCACGTCGACGATTTCAAGTCCGTCAAAACTTTCAAGATTTTCAACACGAATAATCTCTGGATTAAACTTAGGT CAATTCAGCACGTGTTGGACGAAGGCACTCTGGAGATGGAGGTCATCACCAATAACAAGACTTTAGACAATGGTCAGAACATCATCCAACTAGAGGAGGCCGTCGGAGCGGCCATTAAGTCTTTCAGCGGCGCAgttg GAATGAACGTCCCAAGATCGCGATTCTTGCCGGTGAAGAAGACTGACGACCTTCTCCTCGTGATGAGCAATCTGTATCACTTGCAGCAAGGTACTCTCTCAATGGCGCCGGCCCGCATGTTCCCGACGACGCCCTTGGTCAAGTTGGGGCCTATTCATTTCGGCAAGGTCAAG GATTTCCTCTCAAGATTTGCCTCAATACCCGACATGTTAGAATTGGATCATCTGGCGGTATCTGGAGATGTCACTTTTGGCAAGGGCGTTGTTCTTAAG GGAACTGTGATCATCATCGCCAACCACGGAGACAGGATTGACATTCCCGCTGGATCCCTTCTGGAAAACAAAATAGTATCGGGAAACTTGCGTATATTAGATCACTAG